In the genome of Microcoleus vaginatus PCC 9802, the window TTTGTCGTCAGTCAGCACCCGCGCGTCGTAGGGAGAAAGACCGAGTTCAGTTTCGTAGCGATTGCGCTTTTGGGCAGGCAATTCCGGCAGTTGAGCTTTCCAATCCTGCAATTGCTCGGCCGAAACTTTGATCGGAGGCAAATCTGGTTCCGGGAAATACCGATAATCGCTTGCACCTTCCTTAACCCGCATACTGAAAGTACACTGCTTGTTTTCATCCCAAAGCCGCGTTTCTTGGATGATGGTTTCGCCATTTTCCACAGCTTGAATTTGCCGCTCGATCTCGTAATCGATCGCCCGTTCGATCGCATTAAAAGAGTTCATATTTTTAATTTCCACCTTCGTGCCGAACTCTTTTCTGCCAACGGGGCGCACCGAAATATTCACGTCGCACCGGAGCGAACCTTCCTGCATATTCCCGTCGCCAACACCGATGTAGCGCACGATCCGGCGCAATTCTTGACCGTATTCGGCAGCTTCCGCGCCCGATCGCAAATCAGGTTCCGAAACAATTTCGATTAGAGGCACACCGGCGCGGTTGTAATCCACCATTGAATAAGTAGAACCGCTCAACCGATCGCTGCCGCCGTGAACCAATTTTCCGGCATCTTCCTCCATGTGCAAGCGAGTGATCCCGATTTTTTTTCTAGTAGAATTTCCCTTCTCGTCCACCAGTTCAATTTCTAGCCAACCGTTAGTAGCGATCGGCAAATCGAACTGAGAAATTTGATAATTTTTCGGCAAATCGGGATAGAAATATTGCTTGCGGTCAAACTTACTGTAAGGTGCGATTTCGCAGTTGAGAGCCAGCCCTGCTTTCACCGCATACTCCAGCACTTTTTGATTTAATACTGGCAACACTCCTGGCATTCCCATACAAATTGGGTCAATGTTAGTATTTGGGGTATTGCCAAATTCTGTAGAAGAACTGGAGAAAATTTTAGTATTCGTACTCAATTGACAATGAGTTTCGAGACCGATAATGGCTTCGTACTGAGTTTTAACTGGTGCAGCAGCAGTCATAAGCGATTTTAAAGACTGAATAACTTTAGATTTTATTTTACCTTTTTATTGACCAAAGTGAGTGGAGATTATTTGTAGGTACCGGCGGTTTCATTGGTGTCAACAAGCGCGTCAAACCCTTAGTTCGGCAGGTTTAAACCCCTGC includes:
- the gatB gene encoding Asp-tRNA(Asn)/Glu-tRNA(Gln) amidotransferase subunit GatB yields the protein MTAAAPVKTQYEAIIGLETHCQLSTNTKIFSSSSTEFGNTPNTNIDPICMGMPGVLPVLNQKVLEYAVKAGLALNCEIAPYSKFDRKQYFYPDLPKNYQISQFDLPIATNGWLEIELVDEKGNSTRKKIGITRLHMEEDAGKLVHGGSDRLSGSTYSMVDYNRAGVPLIEIVSEPDLRSGAEAAEYGQELRRIVRYIGVGDGNMQEGSLRCDVNISVRPVGRKEFGTKVEIKNMNSFNAIERAIDYEIERQIQAVENGETIIQETRLWDENKQCTFSMRVKEGASDYRYFPEPDLPPIKVSAEQLQDWKAQLPELPAQKRNRYETELGLSPYDARVLTDDKAVAEYFEKSIAAGAVAKQAANWVMGDITAYLKNEKLAIAEIPFQPQDLAELLGLIDAGTISGKIAKDILPELLANGGSPQKFVESKGLIQISDTGAIDQAIDAVLAANPKELEQYRAGKTKLLGFFVGKVMKETGGRADPKLTNELLTAKLNGPG